From Pseudomonas sp. G.S.17, the proteins below share one genomic window:
- a CDS encoding chemotaxis protein CheW → MAESQTAFQLLFDIDQRCRSLAADLPSQEARQQEWSGIGFRMGGRCYVAPMGEIGEILHEPRYAVLPGVKPWVRGIANLRGRLLPIMDLCSFFGHELSQVRRQRRVLVVEHQDVFAGLIVDEVLGLQHFSQLSLMPPQSGELDSVIAPYIRGQFLREQAWLVFSPWALAQSPGFMDVAS, encoded by the coding sequence ATGGCTGAGTCGCAAACTGCTTTCCAGTTGCTGTTCGATATCGACCAGCGCTGCCGTTCGCTTGCCGCCGATTTGCCTTCCCAGGAAGCCCGGCAGCAGGAATGGAGCGGCATCGGCTTTCGCATGGGCGGCCGCTGCTACGTGGCGCCCATGGGCGAAATCGGCGAAATCCTGCATGAGCCGCGTTACGCGGTATTGCCCGGCGTGAAGCCTTGGGTGCGCGGCATCGCCAATCTGCGCGGACGGCTGTTGCCCATCATGGACCTGTGCAGTTTTTTTGGTCACGAGTTGTCGCAAGTGCGCAGGCAGCGGCGGGTATTGGTAGTCGAACATCAGGACGTGTTCGCCGGCTTGATCGTCGACGAGGTGCTTGGCCTGCAGCATTTCAGCCAGCTGAGCCTGATGCCGCCGCAGTCGGGTGAGCTCGATAGTGTCATCGCGCCGTACATTCGCGGTCAGTTCCTGCGCGAGCAGGCCTGGCTGGTTTTCAGCCCCTGGGCGCTGGCGCAGTCTCCAGGTTTCATGGACGTGGCTTCATAG
- a CDS encoding methyl-accepting chemotaxis protein has product MSKTGRSLQGARSRSQIIVLFVALIISIMLLFVNFAYLNTQSNYDKQYIGHAGELRVLSQRIAKNATEAAAGKAAAFKLLADARNDFDLRWGVLRKGDKATGLPPAPHEVRDELQAVQNDWETLRKSTDVILASEQTVLSLHQVAATLAETIPQLQVEYDKVVEILLQSHAPASQIALAQRQSLLAERILGSVNKVLSGDDSAVQAADSFGRDASQFGRVLSGMLEGNATLKITQVEDRDARTRLAEISELFEFVSGSVDEILETSPELFQVRESSGRIFSTSQTLLDESSVLANSLEHLANMRSANTIGGYVLGLLALMSIILIGLVMVRETNRQLRETAEKNERNQTAIMRLLDEIENLADGDLTVAATVTEDFTGAIADSINYSVDQLRELVATINLTAEQVFGAVKDTQTTATQLAAASEHQALQIAAASNAINDMAVSIDQVSANALESSSVAERSVTIANKGNEVVHNTIYGMDTIREQIQDTSKRIKRLGESSQEIGDIVSLIDDIADQTNILALNAAIQASMAGDAGRGFAVVADEVQRLAERSSSATKQIETLVRAIQNDTNEAVISMEQTTTEVVRGARLAQDAGVALEEIEGVSKILAALIESITKAAQQQAVLGQQLSQTMTVIQQTTSQTTSGTAATARSMGNLAKMASEMRRSVSGFTLPSSKDRG; this is encoded by the coding sequence ATGAGTAAGACAGGCAGATCATTACAAGGCGCGCGTAGCCGTTCGCAGATCATTGTGTTGTTCGTCGCGCTGATCATTTCCATCATGTTGCTGTTCGTCAATTTCGCCTACCTCAACACTCAGTCGAATTACGATAAGCAGTACATCGGGCATGCTGGCGAGCTGCGCGTGCTGTCCCAGCGGATCGCCAAGAACGCCACTGAAGCCGCCGCCGGTAAAGCGGCCGCGTTCAAATTGCTGGCCGACGCGCGCAACGATTTCGACCTGCGCTGGGGTGTCCTGCGCAAAGGCGACAAAGCCACCGGCCTGCCGCCCGCGCCTCACGAAGTGCGCGACGAGCTGCAAGCGGTGCAAAACGACTGGGAAACCCTGCGCAAGAGCACGGATGTGATCCTCGCCAGCGAGCAGACCGTGCTCTCGTTGCATCAGGTCGCCGCGACTCTGGCCGAAACCATCCCGCAATTGCAGGTCGAGTACGACAAAGTCGTCGAAATCCTGCTGCAAAGCCACGCGCCGGCCAGCCAGATTGCGCTGGCCCAGCGTCAGTCGCTGCTGGCTGAGCGGATTCTCGGTTCGGTCAACAAGGTCCTGTCCGGCGACGACAGCGCGGTGCAGGCTGCCGACTCGTTTGGTCGCGATGCCAGCCAGTTTGGCCGGGTGTTGAGCGGCATGCTCGAAGGCAATGCGACGCTGAAGATCACCCAGGTCGAAGATCGTGACGCCCGGACACGCCTGGCGGAGATTTCCGAGCTGTTTGAGTTCGTCTCCGGTTCCGTGGATGAGATTCTCGAAACGTCCCCGGAGTTATTCCAGGTTCGCGAGTCGTCCGGCAGGATTTTCAGCACCTCGCAAACCCTGCTGGATGAATCGTCGGTGTTGGCCAATAGCCTTGAGCATCTGGCCAACATGCGCTCGGCCAACACCATCGGCGGTTACGTGCTTGGCCTGTTGGCTTTGATGTCGATCATCCTGATCGGCCTGGTGATGGTCCGCGAAACCAACCGTCAACTGCGGGAAACCGCCGAGAAGAACGAGCGCAACCAGACCGCGATCATGCGCCTGCTCGATGAGATCGAGAATCTGGCCGATGGCGATCTGACCGTTGCCGCCACGGTGACCGAAGATTTCACCGGAGCCATCGCCGACTCCATCAACTATTCCGTCGACCAGCTGCGTGAACTGGTGGCAACCATCAACCTGACTGCCGAGCAGGTCTTCGGCGCGGTCAAGGACACGCAAACCACCGCGACCCAACTGGCCGCCGCATCCGAGCATCAGGCGTTGCAGATCGCAGCGGCGTCCAACGCGATCAATGACATGGCGGTTTCCATCGATCAGGTGTCCGCCAACGCGCTGGAATCTTCATCGGTGGCCGAGCGCTCGGTGACCATCGCCAATAAAGGCAACGAAGTGGTGCACAACACCATTTACGGCATGGACACCATTCGCGAGCAGATTCAGGACACGTCCAAGCGGATCAAGCGCCTCGGCGAGTCTTCCCAGGAGATCGGCGATATTGTCAGCCTGATCGATGATATTGCCGATCAGACCAATATTCTCGCCCTGAACGCCGCGATCCAGGCCTCCATGGCCGGTGACGCGGGTCGCGGTTTCGCCGTGGTTGCCGATGAAGTGCAGCGTCTGGCCGAGCGTTCGTCCTCGGCGACCAAGCAGATTGAAACCCTGGTGCGGGCCATTCAGAACGACACCAACGAAGCGGTCATCTCCATGGAGCAGACCACCACCGAAGTGGTGCGTGGCGCGCGACTGGCGCAGGATGCCGGGGTTGCGCTGGAAGAAATCGAAGGCGTTTCGAAAATTCTCGCCGCGTTGATCGAAAGCATCACCAAGGCTGCGCAACAACAGGCCGTGCTGGGACAACAGCTGTCCCAGACCATGACCGTGATCCAGCAAACCACGTCGCAAACCACTTCGGGTACGGCGGCCACGGCACGCAGCATGGGCAATCTGGCGAAAATGGCCAGCGAGATGCGTCGCTCGGTATCCGGGTTCACCTTGCCGTCCTCGAAAGACCGCGGCTAA
- a CDS encoding Hpt domain-containing protein — protein MADRHDYVALEWVKGEIAETLKQARQALELFVADPAQTEAMDACLDGVHQVHGSLQMIEFYGAALLAEEIEQLALALQQGRVTQRSEAVQLLTQALTQLPVYLDRIHSARRDLPLVVLPLLNDLRSARGESLLSETSLFAPQLVSVPPLGAQALAQRDTPELPSLLRKLRQTLQTALVGLLREQDVQVQLGYMGKVFARLELLCNEAPLGPLWQIASALVETMVNGNFTNSPALRSLLKDADKELKRLLDQGIEAINQPAPDELLKSLLFYIAKSDSQAPRMLDLKDQYGLDQALPDTSLADQQSANIGGPDRDAMRSVIMALCEELVRVKERLDVFVRGDRLHVSELNGLLPPLRQVADTLAVLGFGQPRKVIIDQLSVVQGLAQGQREPSDAALMDVAGALLYVEATLAGMVGTVEQARREDSRLPTTDLTQIHQLVIREARIGLQQAKDVIIDYIDGEWDRQRLEPLSALLVQVRGALAMIPLARAASLLAACNEYILEHLLVDENRPAWTQLDSLADTLTGIEYYLERMGEDPEAPGEQVLDMAQESLALLGYSPTPDAMEVPLLDEVISQDEILELQARQALVSPTQTIADVLASPVSAVNPPARNMPTSLLPPPADEEGVDDELLEVFLEETEEVLAALQEYLPRWFASIDNDNANGDPGNASALTEIRRAFHTLKGSGRMVRALILGELAWSVENLLNRILESNVKPDQHVQQLLTEVLALLPQVIRDFAENAQRQRDDVDLLAARAHALAKGKGPLSFEADAAETDNEALDPQLLEIFRQEARSHLDNLQRFLDNAADDPSPPITDELLRALHTLKGSAYMAGVVPIAELANPLDQLAREFKANLIALGQDELDLLRSAEPLFRHGLEQLGSEPLKPIPGADSLIEAALEQLNERLAAALSASNNGLRIKHNPQLIATFLAEGMDILLDAESLLQRWRQHPGERQELSALLEELTTLGHGAHLADLPQVDELCEALLDLYGAVEESSLAVSELFFDEAEHAHEALINMLDQVAAGQEVEARPERVLALRDLLDQALDPGAMGLIKSHDGGASSITDLHAVTEQLTTALAVEEGGDARYDFSGLDEEIVEIFLEEAVDILDSAGQALQRWLDDPENAQPLSSLQRDLHTLKGGARMAEISTVGDLAHELEALYEGLIDRRYSYSPEMAELLVSSHDQLALMLEQLQKQQPLADPAALIEAISLLRLGNVPAPLPIPETPSVAVAEERDPELLEIFLEEGFDISESSAASLARWQADPNNMLEVENLLRDLHTLKGGARMVEIAPIGDLSHEMESLYEGLSAGQLRADPVIMSLLQSGHDLLADMLDAVRADKPLPSAALLIDNIRKHANPDTTSEPVADAVQAQPEPFVTPLPTPGAESDSERSAPEMVKVAAEELENLVNLAGETSIFRGRIEQQVTDAQAALAEMATTIERMRDQLRRLDVETQGSLLSREQVQAERLGYEDFDPLEMDRHSQLQQLSRALFESASDLMDLKETLDARGNDAQTLLLQQARVNTDLQEGLMRTRMVPFERLMPRLKRIVRQVSGELHKKVRFDVGDAEGEMDRSVLERMVAPLEHMLRNAIDHGLETTEKRLADGKPEYGTISLSLNHEGGDIVIQMHDDGAGIDLDAVRRKAHKRGLIAADAQPDDYETLQFILQPGFSTAETITQISGRGVGMDVVHAEVRQLGGTMAIQSTSGQGTQFSIRLPFSVSVNRALMVQCGEEQYAVPLNTVEGIVRVLPGELEACYQSIPPRYQYGERVYELRYLGELLNYGQPPKLIGQTQPLPVLLVHVHDQWVAVQVDALAGSREIVVKSLGPQFAGVQGISGATILGDGSVVLILDLLAHIRALHGRLQSRRNSGLSTPAYSEIEPARRLLVMVVDDSVTVRKVTSRLLERNGMTVLTAKDGVDAMALLKDHTPDIMLLDIEMPRMDGFEVAINIRNDERLKELPIIMITSRSGQKHRDRAMASGVNDYLSKPYQESVLLDSIAHWSQINA, from the coding sequence ATGGCTGATCGGCACGACTATGTGGCGCTGGAGTGGGTAAAGGGCGAAATCGCCGAAACACTCAAGCAGGCCCGCCAGGCCCTGGAACTGTTTGTCGCCGACCCGGCGCAAACGGAGGCGATGGACGCTTGTCTGGATGGCGTGCATCAGGTCCACGGCAGCCTGCAGATGATCGAGTTCTACGGCGCGGCCCTGCTCGCCGAAGAAATCGAGCAACTGGCGCTGGCCCTGCAGCAGGGTCGCGTCACCCAGCGGTCCGAAGCCGTGCAACTGCTGACCCAGGCGTTGACTCAGCTGCCGGTGTATCTGGACCGCATTCATTCAGCGCGCCGCGATCTGCCGCTGGTGGTTTTGCCGCTGCTCAACGATTTGCGCAGCGCCCGTGGCGAAAGCCTGCTCTCGGAAACCAGCCTGTTCGCCCCGCAACTGGTCAGCGTGCCGCCGCTGGGCGCACAAGCCCTGGCGCAACGTGACACCCCCGAACTGCCGAGCCTGCTGCGCAAATTGCGCCAGACCTTGCAAACCGCATTGGTCGGCTTGCTCCGTGAACAGGATGTGCAGGTGCAGCTTGGCTACATGGGCAAGGTCTTCGCCCGTCTGGAACTGCTGTGCAACGAAGCACCGCTCGGCCCGCTGTGGCAGATTGCTTCGGCGTTGGTGGAAACCATGGTCAACGGCAACTTCACCAACAGCCCGGCCTTGCGCAGCCTGCTCAAGGACGCCGACAAGGAACTCAAGCGCCTGCTGGACCAAGGCATCGAAGCCATCAATCAACCGGCGCCGGACGAACTGCTCAAAAGCCTGCTGTTTTATATCGCCAAGTCCGACAGCCAGGCGCCGCGCATGCTCGACCTGAAAGACCAATACGGCCTGGATCAGGCCTTGCCCGACACGTCGCTGGCCGATCAGCAGAGCGCCAACATTGGCGGACCGGATCGCGACGCGATGCGTTCGGTGATCATGGCGCTGTGCGAAGAACTGGTGCGGGTCAAGGAGCGGCTGGACGTCTTCGTGCGTGGCGACCGCCTGCATGTCAGCGAACTCAATGGGCTGCTGCCGCCGTTGCGTCAGGTAGCCGACACCTTGGCGGTATTGGGTTTCGGACAGCCGCGCAAAGTTATCATCGATCAGCTGAGTGTCGTGCAAGGCCTGGCCCAGGGCCAACGCGAGCCCAGCGATGCGGCACTGATGGACGTGGCGGGCGCGCTGCTGTACGTCGAGGCAACGCTGGCGGGCATGGTCGGCACCGTGGAACAAGCGCGTCGTGAAGACAGCCGCTTGCCCACCACCGACCTGACGCAGATTCATCAACTGGTGATCCGCGAAGCCCGGATCGGTTTGCAGCAGGCCAAGGATGTGATCATCGATTACATCGACGGCGAATGGGATCGGCAGCGACTCGAACCCTTGTCCGCGCTGTTGGTGCAAGTGCGTGGCGCGCTGGCGATGATCCCGCTGGCGCGTGCCGCCAGCCTGTTGGCGGCGTGCAACGAATACATCCTGGAACACTTGCTGGTCGACGAGAATCGACCCGCGTGGACCCAACTCGACAGCCTGGCCGATACCCTGACCGGCATCGAGTATTACCTGGAACGCATGGGCGAAGACCCCGAAGCGCCGGGCGAGCAGGTGCTCGACATGGCACAGGAAAGCCTCGCGTTGTTGGGCTATTCACCCACACCCGATGCCATGGAAGTGCCGCTGCTGGATGAAGTCATCAGCCAGGACGAAATCCTTGAGCTGCAAGCGCGACAGGCGTTGGTCAGCCCGACGCAAACCATCGCCGACGTGCTGGCCAGCCCGGTTTCCGCAGTCAATCCGCCCGCGCGCAATATGCCCACCAGCTTGTTGCCGCCGCCGGCCGATGAAGAGGGCGTCGACGACGAGCTGCTGGAAGTTTTCCTCGAAGAAACCGAAGAAGTGCTGGCGGCGTTGCAGGAATACCTGCCGCGCTGGTTTGCCTCCATCGATAACGACAACGCCAATGGCGACCCCGGCAATGCGAGCGCGCTGACCGAAATACGCCGCGCGTTCCACACCCTCAAGGGCAGCGGGCGCATGGTGCGGGCGCTGATTCTCGGCGAGCTGGCGTGGTCGGTGGAAAATCTGCTCAACCGGATTCTGGAAAGCAACGTCAAACCCGATCAGCACGTGCAGCAACTGCTGACTGAAGTGCTGGCGCTGCTGCCGCAAGTGATTCGCGACTTTGCCGAAAATGCCCAGCGCCAGCGTGACGATGTCGACCTGCTGGCCGCACGCGCCCACGCTTTGGCCAAGGGCAAAGGGCCGCTGAGCTTCGAAGCCGACGCTGCTGAAACGGACAATGAAGCGCTCGATCCGCAACTGCTGGAGATTTTCCGTCAGGAAGCCCGCAGCCATCTGGACAACCTGCAACGTTTTCTCGATAACGCCGCCGACGATCCATCGCCGCCCATTACCGATGAATTGCTGCGCGCCTTGCACACGCTCAAAGGCAGCGCCTACATGGCCGGCGTGGTGCCGATTGCCGAGCTGGCCAACCCGCTTGACCAGCTGGCCCGGGAGTTCAAGGCCAACCTCATCGCGCTGGGCCAGGATGAACTCGATCTGCTGCGCAGCGCCGAGCCGTTGTTCCGCCATGGCCTGGAGCAACTGGGCAGCGAGCCGCTGAAACCGATTCCTGGCGCGGACAGCCTGATCGAAGCGGCACTTGAGCAGCTCAATGAACGCCTGGCCGCAGCACTCAGTGCGTCCAACAACGGTTTGCGGATCAAACACAATCCGCAGTTGATCGCTACCTTCCTTGCCGAAGGCATGGACATCCTGCTCGACGCCGAAAGCCTGTTGCAGCGCTGGCGCCAGCACCCCGGCGAGCGCCAGGAACTCAGCGCCTTGCTGGAAGAGCTGACCACTCTGGGGCACGGCGCGCACCTGGCGGATCTGCCGCAAGTCGATGAACTGTGCGAAGCCTTGCTCGACCTGTATGGCGCAGTGGAAGAAAGCAGCCTGGCGGTCAGCGAGCTGTTTTTCGATGAGGCCGAACACGCGCACGAAGCGTTGATCAACATGCTTGATCAAGTCGCCGCCGGGCAGGAAGTCGAGGCGCGTCCCGAGCGCGTGCTGGCTCTGCGCGATCTGCTGGATCAGGCGCTGGACCCCGGCGCCATGGGCCTGATCAAAAGCCATGACGGCGGCGCGTCGAGCATCACCGATCTGCACGCTGTAACCGAGCAACTGACCACCGCACTGGCGGTTGAAGAGGGCGGCGACGCGCGCTACGACTTCTCCGGCCTGGACGAGGAAATCGTCGAGATCTTCCTCGAAGAAGCCGTGGATATTCTCGACAGCGCCGGGCAAGCCCTGCAACGCTGGCTCGACGACCCGGAAAACGCCCAGCCGCTGTCTTCCCTGCAACGGGATCTGCACACCCTCAAGGGCGGCGCGCGGATGGCGGAAATCAGCACCGTCGGCGACCTGGCCCACGAGCTGGAAGCCTTGTATGAAGGACTGATCGACCGTCGTTACAGTTATTCCCCGGAAATGGCCGAGCTGCTGGTCAGCAGTCACGACCAGCTGGCGTTGATGCTGGAACAACTGCAAAAGCAGCAACCCTTGGCTGATCCTGCCGCCTTGATCGAAGCCATCAGCCTCCTGCGCCTGGGCAATGTCCCGGCGCCGCTGCCAATCCCTGAGACCCCATCAGTGGCGGTCGCCGAAGAGCGCGATCCCGAGCTGCTGGAAATTTTCCTCGAAGAAGGTTTCGACATCAGCGAAAGCTCGGCTGCGTCGCTGGCGCGCTGGCAGGCCGATCCCAACAACATGCTGGAAGTGGAAAACCTGCTGCGCGATCTGCACACCCTCAAAGGGGGCGCGCGCATGGTGGAAATCGCCCCTATCGGCGACTTGTCCCACGAAATGGAATCGCTGTACGAAGGGCTGTCCGCCGGGCAACTGCGCGCTGACCCGGTGATCATGAGCCTGCTGCAAAGCGGTCACGATCTGCTGGCCGACATGCTCGATGCCGTGCGCGCCGACAAACCCTTGCCCAGCGCAGCGTTGCTGATCGACAACATTCGCAAGCACGCCAACCCCGACACGACTTCTGAGCCGGTAGCCGATGCGGTGCAGGCGCAGCCCGAACCGTTCGTCACCCCGCTACCAACTCCCGGCGCGGAAAGCGACTCCGAGCGTTCAGCGCCGGAAATGGTCAAGGTCGCCGCCGAGGAGCTGGAAAACCTGGTGAACCTGGCGGGAGAAACCTCGATCTTTCGCGGGCGCATCGAGCAGCAGGTCACAGACGCTCAAGCGGCACTGGCGGAAATGGCAACGACCATCGAACGGATGCGCGACCAGCTGCGCCGTCTGGATGTCGAAACCCAGGGCAGCCTGCTCAGCCGCGAACAAGTGCAAGCCGAGCGCCTGGGTTATGAAGATTTCGACCCGCTGGAAATGGACCGCCATTCGCAGCTGCAACAACTGTCGCGGGCGTTGTTCGAGTCCGCGTCGGACTTGATGGACCTCAAGGAAACCCTCGACGCCCGTGGCAACGACGCACAAACGTTGTTGCTGCAACAGGCGCGGGTCAATACCGATTTGCAGGAAGGGCTGATGCGCACGCGCATGGTGCCGTTCGAGCGACTGATGCCACGGCTCAAACGCATCGTTCGCCAGGTCTCCGGCGAGCTGCACAAAAAAGTCCGCTTCGATGTGGGCGACGCAGAAGGCGAGATGGACCGCAGCGTGCTCGAACGCATGGTCGCGCCTCTGGAACATATGCTGCGCAACGCCATCGACCATGGCCTGGAAACCACCGAAAAGCGCCTGGCGGATGGCAAGCCGGAGTACGGCACCATCAGCCTGAGCCTTAACCATGAAGGCGGCGATATCGTCATCCAGATGCACGACGATGGCGCCGGTATCGATCTGGACGCGGTACGGCGCAAGGCGCACAAACGCGGCCTGATCGCTGCTGACGCCCAGCCCGATGACTACGAAACCTTGCAGTTCATCCTGCAGCCGGGGTTTTCCACGGCCGAGACCATCACCCAGATTTCCGGGCGCGGCGTCGGTATGGACGTGGTTCACGCGGAGGTCAGGCAATTGGGCGGCACCATGGCGATTCAGTCGACGTCCGGGCAAGGCACCCAGTTCAGCATCCGCCTGCCATTCTCGGTGTCGGTCAACCGCGCACTGATGGTGCAGTGTGGCGAAGAGCAATACGCGGTGCCGCTCAATACCGTCGAAGGCATCGTGCGGGTCCTGCCCGGCGAGCTGGAAGCGTGTTACCAGTCGATCCCGCCGCGTTACCAATACGGCGAGCGCGTCTACGAGCTGCGTTATCTCGGCGAACTGCTCAACTACGGCCAGCCACCCAAACTCATCGGCCAGACCCAACCGCTGCCGGTGCTGCTGGTGCATGTGCATGACCAATGGGTTGCGGTGCAGGTCGATGCGCTGGCCGGTTCGCGGGAAATCGTCGTGAAAAGCCTCGGCCCGCAATTCGCCGGCGTGCAGGGTATTTCCGGCGCAACTATTCTTGGCGACGGCAGCGTGGTGCTGATTCTCGACTTGCTCGCGCATATCCGCGCCTTGCATGGCCGTTTGCAGTCCCGGCGCAATTCCGGCCTGAGCACCCCGGCCTATAGCGAAATCGAACCCGCTCGACGTTTGCTGGTGATGGTGGTGGATGACTCCGTCACCGTGCGCAAGGTGACCAGCCGGCTGCTGGAGCGCAATGGCATGACCGTGCTGACCGCCAAGGACGGGGTCGACGCCATGGCGCTGCTCAAGGACCACACGCCGGACATCATGCTGCTGGATATCGAAATGCCGCGCATGGACGGCTTCGAAGTGGCGATCAATATCCGCAACGACGAGCGCCTCAAGGAGCTGCCGATCATCATGATCACTTCACGCTCCGGCCAGAAACACCGCGACCGCGCCATGGCCAGCGGCGTCAATGATTACCTGAGCAAGCCTTATCAGGAATCGGTGCTGCTCGACAGCATCGCCCACTGGAGCCAGATCAATGCCTAG
- the gshB gene encoding glutathione synthase produces MSVRLGIVMDPIERISYKKDSSLAMLLAAQARGWSLFYMEQQDLYQNAGQARARVKPLKVFADPAKWFELDAEEDIGLDDLDVILMRKDPPFDMEFVYATYLLEQAETAGVLIVNKPQSLRDCNEKLFATLFPTLTPPTLVSRRADILRGFAEQHGDVILKPLDGMGGASIFRHRAGDPNLSVILETLTAHGTQQIMAQGYLPAIKDGDKRILMIDGEPVPYCLARIPAAGETRGNLAAGGRGEARPLTEKDRWIAEQIGPTLREKGLIFVGLDVIGEHLTEINVTSPTCIREIDNAFGTDIGGMLMDVIEKKLKAR; encoded by the coding sequence ATGAGCGTTCGCCTAGGGATTGTCATGGACCCCATTGAGCGCATCTCCTATAAAAAGGACAGCTCACTGGCCATGCTGCTTGCCGCCCAGGCGCGGGGTTGGTCGCTGTTCTATATGGAACAGCAGGATCTGTATCAGAACGCCGGTCAGGCCCGCGCACGGGTCAAGCCGCTGAAAGTGTTCGCCGACCCGGCCAAGTGGTTCGAACTGGACGCCGAGGAAGATATCGGCCTGGACGACCTCGACGTGATCCTGATGCGCAAGGATCCGCCGTTCGACATGGAATTCGTTTACGCCACGTATCTGCTGGAACAAGCGGAAACCGCCGGCGTGCTGATCGTCAACAAGCCGCAGAGCCTGCGTGACTGCAACGAAAAACTGTTCGCCACGCTGTTCCCGACCCTGACCCCGCCGACGCTGGTCAGCCGTCGCGCGGACATCCTGCGTGGTTTTGCCGAGCAACATGGCGATGTGATCCTCAAGCCGCTGGACGGCATGGGCGGCGCGTCGATCTTCCGCCATCGCGCGGGCGATCCGAACCTGTCGGTGATCCTCGAAACCCTGACGGCCCACGGCACCCAGCAAATCATGGCGCAAGGCTATTTGCCGGCGATTAAGGACGGCGACAAACGCATCCTGATGATCGACGGCGAACCGGTGCCGTATTGCCTGGCGCGCATTCCGGCAGCAGGCGAAACCCGTGGCAACCTGGCGGCGGGCGGCCGTGGCGAAGCGCGTCCACTGACCGAAAAAGATCGCTGGATCGCTGAGCAGATCGGCCCGACCTTGCGCGAAAAAGGCTTGATCTTCGTCGGTCTTGACGTCATCGGCGAGCATCTGACCGAAATCAACGTCACCAGCCCGACCTGTATCCGGGAAATCGACAACGCCTTCGGCACGGACATCGGCGGGATGTTGATGGATGTGATCGAGAAGAAATTGAAGGCAAGGTGA
- the pilG gene encoding twitching motility response regulator PilG — protein MEQHPAALKVMVIDDSKTIRRTAETLLKNVGCEVITAIDGFDALAKIADNHPRIIFVDIMMPRLDGYQTCALIKNNRAFKSTPVIMLSSKDGLFDKAKGRIVGSDQFLTKPFSKEELLDAIKAHVPGFVAVEQQIS, from the coding sequence ATGGAACAGCATCCAGCAGCATTGAAAGTCATGGTCATTGACGATTCGAAGACCATTCGCCGCACCGCCGAGACGCTGTTGAAGAATGTCGGTTGTGAGGTCATTACCGCAATCGATGGCTTCGACGCGTTGGCCAAGATTGCTGATAACCATCCGCGAATCATTTTCGTCGACATCATGATGCCGCGCCTGGATGGCTATCAGACCTGCGCCCTGATCAAGAATAACCGCGCGTTCAAGTCGACGCCGGTGATCATGCTTTCGTCCAAGGACGGTCTGTTCGACAAGGCGAAGGGTCGAATCGTGGGCTCGGACCAGTTTTTGACCAAGCCGTTTAGCAAGGAAGAACTGCTCGATGCGATCAAGGCGCATGTGCCGGGGTTCGTTGCGGTAGAACAACAGATATCGTGA
- the pilH gene encoding twitching motility response regulator PilH, with the protein MARILIVDDSPTEMYKLTGMLEKHGHEVLKAENGADGVALARQEKPDAVLMDIVMPGLNGFQATRQLTKDADTSMIPVIMITTKDQETDKVWGKRQGARDYLTKPVDEETLMKTLNAVLAG; encoded by the coding sequence ATGGCTCGAATCCTGATCGTCGATGACTCGCCGACCGAAATGTACAAACTGACCGGTATGCTGGAAAAGCATGGCCATGAAGTCCTCAAGGCTGAAAACGGTGCCGACGGCGTGGCACTTGCCCGTCAGGAAAAACCCGATGCGGTGTTGATGGACATCGTGATGCCCGGCCTCAATGGCTTCCAGGCCACGCGCCAGCTGACCAAGGACGCCGACACCAGCATGATCCCGGTGATCATGATCACCACCAAGGATCAGGAAACCGACAAGGTCTGGGGCAAGCGCCAGGGCGCGCGGGACTATCTGACCAAGCCGGTGGATGAAGAAACCCTGATGAAAACCCTGAACGCGGTACTGGCCGGCTGA
- a CDS encoding chemotaxis protein CheW, translating to MPSAAANSSHLATLTGLILPLSDRNLVLPNVAVAELIDYQDSSADLDAPEWYLGPISWRQRTLPLLSFEAACGSRTRVGGRARIVVLNALGDHDDLKFIALLIQGIPRSCKLDSQLSYVDVPLAELELAAVQVGETLARIPDLVGLEQWVVEAGLV from the coding sequence ATGCCTAGCGCCGCCGCCAACTCCAGCCATCTGGCAACCCTGACCGGCCTGATCCTGCCCTTGAGCGACCGCAACCTGGTCCTGCCCAACGTCGCCGTGGCCGAGCTGATCGACTATCAGGACAGCTCGGCCGACCTCGATGCGCCCGAATGGTATCTGGGGCCGATCAGTTGGCGTCAACGCACCTTGCCGTTGCTCAGCTTTGAAGCCGCCTGCGGAAGCCGCACCCGCGTGGGCGGCCGCGCGCGCATCGTCGTACTCAACGCCCTGGGCGATCACGACGACCTCAAATTCATTGCCCTGCTGATCCAGGGCATTCCCCGCTCCTGCAAACTCGACAGCCAACTCAGCTACGTCGACGTGCCACTGGCCGAGCTGGAACTGGCCGCCGTGCAAGTCGGCGAAACCCTGGCGCGGATTCCCGATCTGGTCGGGCTGGAACAATGGGTGGTGGAGGCGGGGTTGGTTTAA